In Pirellulales bacterium, a single genomic region encodes these proteins:
- a CDS encoding TIM barrel protein encodes MPRLSINEMTTYRWSFEEDVRHYCAAGIPAIGVWRRKLSDFGEQRGIELLNQSGLAVSNVLWAGGFTGSEGHTYRESVDDAVEAINLAAAMHANCLVIYSGARAGHTHNHARRLVTAALKELVPVAEEFGVVLALEP; translated from the coding sequence ATGCCTCGGCTTTCGATCAACGAAATGACGACCTATCGCTGGTCGTTCGAGGAGGACGTGCGGCACTACTGCGCCGCGGGCATTCCGGCGATCGGCGTCTGGCGGCGAAAACTTTCCGATTTTGGCGAGCAGCGCGGGATTGAGTTGCTCAACCAATCGGGCCTGGCGGTTTCCAACGTGTTGTGGGCCGGCGGATTTACCGGCAGCGAGGGGCATACGTACCGCGAAAGCGTGGATGATGCGGTGGAAGCCATTAACCTTGCCGCCGCGATGCACGCCAACTGTCTGGTCATTTACAGCGGAGCGCGGGCAGGCCACACGCACAACCATGCCCGGCGGCTGGTTACGGCCGCATTGAAAGAGCTGGTTCCGGTGGCGGAAGAATTTGGCGTGGTGCTGGCGCTGGAGCC